Within Schumannella luteola, the genomic segment GCATCACCATCGACGGCAAGGCGTACGACCCCGCGGCGAACTACCGCATCGGATCGTTCAGCTTCCTGCTCGCCGGCGGTGACAACTTCCGCGAGTTCGCGAACGGCAAGGACACCAAGGACTCCGGTCTGATCGACCGCGACGCCTGGATCGACTACCTGAAGGCGAACAACCCCGTCTCGCCCGACTTCGCGCGTCGCTCCGCCGCGGTCACCGGTCTCCCGGCCGGCAGCCTGCAGCAGGGCGCGAAGCTGCCGCTCACCGTCTCGTCGCTCGACCTGACCTCGCTCGGCAGCCCCGCGAACACCTCGCTCGAGATCAGCTTCGCCGGTTCGAAGGACGCGGTTCAGACCGCGACCGTCGCCAACGGCGCGGCCACCCCGACCGTGACGGTGCCGAAGGACGTGACGGGCGCATCCACGCTCACGATCGTCGCGAAGCCCTCGGGCACGACCATCACCATCCCCGTCACGGTGGAGAAGACGGTCGTTCCCCCGGTGAAGCTCAACCTGCTGAACATCAACGACTTCCACGGTCGCATCGATGCCAACACGGTCAAGTTCGCCGGCACGATCGAGAAGCTCAAGGCCGAGGCCGGGGCGGGCAACTCGCTCTTCCTCTCCGACGGCGACAACATCGGCGCCTCGCTCTTCGCCTCGGCGTCGCAGCAGGACCAGCCCACGATCGACGTGCTCAACGCGCTCGGACTGCAGGCCTCCGCGGTCGGCAACCACGAGTTCGACCAGGGCTACGCCGACCTCACCGGTCGCGTGAAGAACGCCGCCAAGTGGGACTACCTGGGTGCCAACGTCTACGAGAAGGGCACGACGACCCCGGCGCTGCCGGAGTACAAGGTCATCGAGGTCAACGGCCTGAAGGTCGCCGTCATCGGCGCCGTCACGCAGGAGACCGGCACCCTGGTGTCGCCCGCCGGCATCGAGGGTCTCGAGTTCGGAGACCCGGTGGATGCGGTCAACCGCGTCGCCACGAAGCTCACCGACGGCGACCTCAGCAACGGCGAGGCCGACGTGCTGATCGCGGAGTACCACGAGGGAGCCGGCTTCGGCACCCCCGAGGGCGCCACGATCGAGAAGGAGATCGCCTCGGGCGGCGCCTTCGCGAAGATCGTGACCGCGACGAGCCCCAAGGTGGCGGCGATCTTCACGGGTCACACGCACAAGCAGTACGCGTGGGATGCCCCGATCACCGGCCAGGCGGGCAAGACCCGTCCGGTTCTGCAGACCGGCAGCTACGGCGAGAACATCGGCCAGACGGTTCTGACGATCGACCCGGAGTCGAAGAGCGTGCTCTCGTACACCACGGCGAACGTCGCCCGCGTCACGACCGACGACGCCGCTCTGGTGAGCGCGTACCCGGCCGTCGCCGACGTCAAGAAGATCGTCGACAAGGCCCTCGCTGACGCGAAGGTCATCGGCAGCCAGGTGATCGGCAAGACCACGGCTCCGATCACGACCGCCTTCTCGGGTGGTGCGCGTGACGACCGCGCGAGCGAGTCGACCCTGGGCAACCTGGTCGCCGACTCCCTCGTGGCCAGCCTCAAGTCGGCCGACCGCGGCGGCGCCGAGATCGGCGTCGTCAACCCCGGCGGCCTGCGTGCCGACCTCCCGGCGGGCGACGTGACCTACGAGCAGGCCAACGCGGTGCTGCCCTTCGTGAACAACCTCTGGACCACGTCGCTCACCGGCGCCCAGTTCAAGACGGTTCTCGAGGAGCAGTGGCAGACCAACGCCGACGGAACGGTTCCCTCGCGTCCGTTCCTGAAGCTGGGCCTGTCGAAGAACGTCGCCTACACCTACGACCCGAACGCGGCTCGCGGCTCGCACATCACGAGCATCACCGTGAACGGCAAGGCGATCGACCCGGCTGCGACCTACCGCATCGGCACGTTCAGCTTCCTGACCTCGGGCGGAGACAACTTCCGCACCCTGGCTCTGGGCTCGGCTGCACGTGACTCGGGTCTGGTCGACCGCGACGCGTGGATCGACTACCTGACGGCGAACAAGCCGGTCTCGCCCGACTTCGCCCGCCGCTCGGCGGTTCTGACCGGCACGCCCACGGGCGAGCAGGAGCAGGGCTCGCAGTTCACGGTGAACGTCGCGCAGCTCGACCTCACCTCGCAGGGCAGCCCGGTCAACACCGAGCTCACCGCGACCTGGGCCGGCTCGACCGCCGCACCGCAGACCTTCCCGGTCTCGGCGGGCGCCGCGACGGCCACGATCACGGTGCCGAAGGATGTCTTCGGGGCCCAGTTCGTGACGCTCACCGCGACGGAGAGCGGCACGAAGGTGCTGGTGCCGGTCACGGTCAAGCAGGCCGTCGTCATCCCGCCGACCGACCCGACCGAGCCGACGACGCCCCCGGTGGGCGCCGACGACAGCAAGCTGACGATCGACCTGCAGGGCAAGATCACGATCGACATCACCTCGGCGAAGCCGGGCGCGACGATCAAGATCTACGTCGGCATCGAGTTCGCCGGCACCTGGGTCTCGGCCTGGCTGCACTCGACCCCGGTCGCCCTGGGCGGCTGGCAGCAGGTGGCGCCGGACGGCACCATCTCGGTGACGATCCCGACCGACGCCCCCGCCGGTGACCACCGCATCGCGGTTCAGGATGCGCAGGGCAACGTGCTCGGCTGGACGGCCTTCACCGTCCTGGCCGCGGCCGACCCCGGCACCCCGGGCGCCGGCAACGGCGGCACGGGCTCGACCGGCTCCGGCTCGTCGAACGCGACCGCCTCGGGCTCGCGCGGCCTCGCCGCGACGGGTGTCGACGCCACGGCCGGCATGATCGGCGCCCTGGCGCTGCTCCTGGCCGGTGCGGCCCTGGTGGTCATCCGCCGTCGCCGCGCCGCGGTCGAGCGGTAACCTCGCCTCACCCCGCACGCGAAGCGGCCCGTCCCCGACCGGGGGCGGGCCGCTTCCGCGTTCTCCCGCTGGCTTCTCCGCGAAAGTACGTGCTTTGCGGGGCCGGACCAGCTCGGGCGACGACAAACTGCGTACTCTCGCGGAGACGATGCGGCCGAACGTGGGCGTCCCCTCCGTAGGTGCTGAACCGCCTGCGGGCGCGGGGCGGAGCTTCCTAGCGTGGATGCGGCGGCCTGTCGCCGAACACGGGTCGCCGAAGGAGGTCCCACCCGTGACGCACCCCGTGCTCGCCGTATCCGCATCCGCATCCGCTCAGTCCGCCGCCATGCCCGCCGCCGCCCCGCTCATCCCGGTGCCGTCGTGGCCGGCCTTCGCGATCGCGGTCGCCGTCGCGATCGTCGTGGCGCTCATCATCACGGTCGTCGTGACCCTGCCGGTGCGCCTGCTCGCGAAGCGCCGCCAGTGGGAGCCGACCGCGCTGCGCCGCATCCGCCGACCGTTCCGGGTGCTGCTGCTCGTGATCCTCCTGTGGTCGGCCGTCGAGGTCGCGTTGCCTGAGCGCACGTGGCTGCCGCGCCTCGAGCACGGCGCGAAGATCCTCGTGATCGCGGCGACCGCCTGGCTGATCGCCGGAGCGGTGTCCGCGGCGCTCGGCGGGGTGCTCGCGCGCTACCCCACCGACGTGGAGGACAACCGGGTCGCCCGCCGCATCCGCACCCAGGTGCTGTTGCTGCGCCGCATCTCGATGGTCGTGCTCGTCGTGATCGCGGTCGGCGCGATCCTGCTGACCTTCCCCGGCGTCGAGGCGCTCGGCGGCAGTCTGCTCGCCTCGGCCGGGCTGGTCAGCGTCGTCGCGGGCCTCGCCGCGCAGTCGACGTTGGCCAATCTCTTCGCGGGCGTGCAGCTGGCGTTCTCGGATGCGATCCGCGTCGATGACGTCGTCGTGGTCGAGACGCAGTGGGGCCGCATCGAGGAGATCACGCTGAGCTACGTCGTCGTGCACCTCTGGGACGACCGCCGACTCGTGCTGCCGAGCACCTACTTCACGACCACGCCCTTCGAGAACTGGACTCGGCACAGCAGCGACCTGCTCGGCGCGGTCGAGTTCGACCTCGACTGGGGCGTGAGCCCGACGGCCATGCGCGACGAGCTCGACTTCGTGCTCAGCCGCACCGAGCTCTGGGACCGCCGCACGAAGGTGCTGCAGGTCACGGATGCCGTGGGCGGCCAGGTGCACGTGCGCATCCTCGTCTCGGCGAAGAACGCCGGAGACCTCTTCGACCTGCGCTGCTACGTGCGCGAGCAGCTCGTGGAGTGGGTGCGGCACAGCGAGCCCGCCGGGCTGCCGCGTCAGCGGGTCGAGATGGTGGATGCCGCGCCGGCCCGCCGCCGCGAGCCCCCGGCCGACACGGGCGGCCTGTTCACGGGCTCAGCCGACGCCGAGAGGCGCGGGCTGAGCTTCACGCAGGCGATCCCGCTGCCCGACCCCGTCCACGTGCAGGCGGACGCCGAGGCGCGCGAGCGCTAGGCCCGGGCGAGCGTGCTCTCGAGGATCGACGTGAAGAACTTCAGACCGTCGATGCCGGAGCGCATGGCCGCATCCGTGTCCGGTCCGAAGCCCGCCTCGACGGCGTGCTCGGGGTGCGGCATGAGGCCGACGACGTTGCCGCGCGCGTTCGTGAGCCCGGCGATGTCGTTGAGCGAGCCGTTCGGGTTCTTCTCCAGGTAGCGGAACGCGACCTGGCCCTCGCCCTCGAGGCGGTTCAGCGTCTCGGCGTCGGCGATGAAGCCGCCCTCGCCGTTCTTGAGCGGGATGGTGATCTCGTCACCGGCGCTGAACGCGTTCGTCCAGGCGGTGTCGGCGTTCTCGACGCGCAGGCGCTGGTCGCGGCAGACGAAGTCGCCGTGGTCGTTGCGGATGAGTCCGCCGGGCAGCAGGTGCGACTCCACCAGGATCTGGAAGCCGTTGCAGATGCCGAGCACCGGCAGGCCCTTGTTCGCGGCGGCGACGACCTCGGTCATGATCGGCGACTGCGCGGCGATCGCACCGCAGCGCAGGTAGTCGCCGTAGCTGAAGCCGCCGGGCAGCACGATCGCCTCGACGCCGTCGAGGTCGTGAGAGCCGTGCCAGAGCGCGACCGGCTCGGCGCCGGCCAGACGCACGGCGCGCTGCGCATCCCGGTCGTCGAGCGAGCCGGGGAAGGTGACGACACCGATGCGCACGGCGGTTACTCCGCGACCCGCACGCTGACGACGTCTTCGATGACGCCGTTGCTCAGCAGCTCGTCGGCCAGCTCGCGGGCTTCGGCGAGCACGGCATCCGTGACCTCGTCGACGGTGAGCTCGAAGCGCTTGCCGATGCGCACGCCGCTGAAGTGGCTGCGACCCTGCTTGCCGAGGGTGGTGGCGACGGCCTTGCCGGCCGGGTCGAGCAGCTCCGCCTTGGGCATGACCTCGACGACGATGGTGGGCACAGATCACTCCGTCAGTTCAGGGGAGGGGATGCGGCCATCCTACCGGCGCTCGCGGGGTGACAGGATCGCGCGGCGACGACCGGGCTGCTCAGTCGCGCAGCACGGCGGCGACGCTCTGAGCGAGGCGGGTGTAACCGGCGGCATCCGGGTGGAAGCGGTCGGCGGTGGATGCGCTGGCGCCGTCGATGCCGGGCGCGAGTCGGGCGCCCCACTGCCGGCACACACGCCCGGCGGCGCGGCGCAGTCCGGCGGCGTGCGCGCCGAGGGCGAAGCGCAGCGGCTGCGGCAGCACCGCGAAGCGCTCGAAGTGCGGCGGCGCGACGACGAACACGCGGCGCCCGAGCCGATGCGCCTGCAGGGTGCGCACGATCGTCGTGAGGTCGCGGGCGAAGGCGCGCGTCGATCGCAGCTTCATCGCGTCGTTCCAGCCGACGACCACGACGACGATGGATGCGGTGCTCGCCGCCGCACGGTCGAGGAACTCGGCGCGCACCTCGGCCGCCGTGGCGCCGTTGCGCCCGAGGGCGAGCACAGCACCGATCCCGAGCTCCCGTGCGAGAGCCGCCGCCGGCGCATCCTCGACCCGGTCCACTCCGGTGCCGATCGCCGTCGAGTCGCCGAGCACGAGCACCTCGAGTCGCGGATCGGCGAGGGCGGCGGCATCCGGTTCCGTCGTCGGCGCCGCGAGCCGAGGCGTCGCCGCGCTCAGCCGTCGCCCCTGCGGCACGATCACCGGCGCGAGCAGCGCCGCCCACAGTCGCGTCACGCGCGCATCCGATCCATGGTCAGTCTTCGGAGTCGGAGGAGTCGGCGACGGGCACGATCGGGTCGGAGACCGCGAGCGACCAGACCGCCACCCCGTGCAGGTCGCGATCCTGCGCGAGCTTCACGCGCTGGGCTATCGAGCGCGAGTCCGACCACCACATGACGGTGCCGTCGGGCAGCGTCGCCGTCCACTCGCCGAGCTTCTCGTCGAAGGTCGCGACGGCGCCGGCTTCGGCGACGTAGCGCCGCGCCTGCGCCACGCTCACGGCCTTCGCGCCGACCGGTCCGCCCCAGCGGTAGCCGTAGCCGGCGACGCCGAGCTGCACCTGCTGCGGGTCGACGAGCTTGAGCAGCGCGTCGAGCGTCTTGCGCTGCCAGGGCAGGTCGCCGACCGGGCCGGGGTCGTTCGGCGCCCACGGCCCGTGCAGGTCGTAGGCCATGAGCGTGAGGTGGTCGAGGCTCTTCGCGAGCTGCTCGACATCGAAGCCGCGATCGCGGTAGCCGGCCTTGCTCGACGCGGTGGCGATCGCCGCATCCAGCCGCACCTCCGGCCCGACCGCCTCGCGCAGGTCGGCGGCGAACTCGACGAAGTCGTCGGCCAGGTCGCCGTCGATCGACTCGATGTCGAGCATGATGCCGCCATCCCAGCCGCCCGCGTCGACCTCGTCCGCGAGCTCGCGGGCGACCGTCTCGCGGTTCTTCTTCGAGGTCAGCATCTGCTCGGCGAGCGATCGGCTGAAGCCCTGCCCGGGCCGCGAGTTGATGACGAGCAGCTGCGCGGGGATGCCGAGCTTCTTCGCCCGATCGCGTTGCTTCAGCACGGCCTTGCTCAGCTTCTCGACCCCGGCGCCGCCCTCCGTGAGGTGCGCGCCCTGCACGCCCAGCATCTGGATGCCGTCGGCGCTCTGATCGATCAGGTCGACATCGGCGTAGTCGGGCTGGAAGGCGAGCATCTCGAAGCGCGGAGCAGCGATGCCGCATCCCGACAGCACCAGTGCCACGGCCGTCGCCGCGGCCGCGATGCCCGCGAAGCGGCGGGCGGCGGAGCCTCGGGCGGAACGGGAGGAGGGATGGGCGGCGCGGCGTCGAGTCGGCACGCGACCATGGTGCCTCATCCGTCTGACACGGGGCCGGAGAACGGCGTGTGACGCCCGGTTTCGCCGTGTGACGCGACGGGATGCGCGCCTGCGCGAGCCCGCCTAGTGTCGCTCGCACCAGTTGATCTCGACTCCGATCCCGGAGTCGCATCCCGAGAAGGAGGACGCGATGACCCCCAGCAGCGTGACCGGTGTTCTGCCGATCCAGCAGATGGTGGCGAACGCGTCTCCCAGCGCCTGGCGCGACGGGATCGTCGTGGAGTCCCGGGCGGGTTCGGTTGTGGTGGCCGCGCTCGACGGCGGGCTCACGACGCTGAGCACCGCGGTGGTTCCGACGATCGGCGAGCCGATCGCCTTCCACCCCGTTGCCGAGCTGGTCGCCGTGGTCGGCGTGCGCTACCCGGCCCGCGCGGCATAGCCCGCGCGACGCCCCGCCGAGGAGGCAGGGGCGTCGCGCGGAGCTGAGCTCGGCCTCAGCCTCGGTCTCAGCGCGGCGGTCGGATGCCGCGGCTCAGGCCATCGACGCCATCATCTTCGAGCAGCTCGCCACCATGGCCTCGCAGGCCATCATGCAGATGCGGCAGTGCTCGGCCATCTCGGAGTGCGATCGGCACTCGGCGGCGCAGGCCTCGCCCATCGCCATGCAGGCGCCCATCATGGCCTTCATCGCGGACATGTCCATGCCCATCGGGCGCATCATCATCCGCATCATCGTGGTCGCGACGTCGGCCATGTTCGCGCACATCGACGAGCAGCGCGCCATGCCGTCGCCCAGGTCGGCGTCGGAGCACATGGTCGCGGCCATCGCCGCGGCCGAACACGCCTCCATGCACTCCTGCATCGCGGTCATGTCCATGTCCATCGCCATGTCGGACTTCGACATCGACTGCATCATGTCGGTCATCATGCTCATCGGGGGCTCCTTCGCGTCAGGATGCGGCTCCCGCCGAGCGGGGAGCCGCTGCTCCGCACGCTACGCACTGTCGCCCGCGGCGCGCCAGTGGGCCGCGTCGATCTCAGCGCACCCTCACCGCATCCCTCGGCTGCGCTGAGCCGGGATCGCCGGCGACCCTACGGCCGCGTCGGCGTGCCGCTGGTCGCCGCGTCGGCCTGCGTCTCCGCTTCCGACGTCGCGAGCACGCGGATCGTGTTCGCCCACGGGTCGTCGAAGCTGACCGTGCGGCCGTCGTCGCGCGCGTCGATGCCGTAGTGCCGCATCCGCTCACTCAGCTCGCCGACCGCGTCGGCGCCGGGCAGCACGATGTCGACCTGCCCGAGGCCGAGGGTCGGCTGGCGGCGGCCGGCGCCCTTGCTGTTCCACACGTTCATGGCCATGTGGTGGTGGTAGCCGCCCGCGCTGACGAACAGGGCCGTGTCGCCGATCTCGGCCGTCGTGTCGAAGCCGAGCCGGTCGACGTAGAACTCGCGCGCCGGAGCGATCGATCCGACGGAGAGGTGCACGTGGCCGATCTCGGCATCCCCCTGGCCGGGGCCGGCGAGGCCCTCCTCGGTGAGGTTCTGCTGCAGGAAGCGGTTCGGGTCGAGGAAGAGCGTGTTCATCTCGACGCGGCCGTGAGCCCAGCTCCACTCGCTGCGGTCGCGATCCCAGTAGAGCTCGACGCCGTTGCCCTCGGGGTCGTCGAAGTAGAAGGCGTTGCTCACGAGGTGATCGCTCGAGCCGCGGAAGGTGTCGGGATGCCGCTGCGCGACCCCGTAGACGGCGGCGGCGAGGGCGGCCTTCGAGTCGAAGAGGAAGGCCGTGTGGAAGAGTCCGGCTTCGCGGGGCCCGGCGTGCTTGAGGTCGGGGGAGTGGTGCAGCCTGAGCAGCGTCTTCGCACCGCGCCCGAGTGCGACGCGGTCGCCGATCGCGTGGATCACGTCGAGGCCGACGGCGTCGCGGTAATACGCGGTCATCGCGTCGAGGTCGGCGACGTCGAGGGTGACGGCGCCCATCGCGGTGTCGGCGGCGAGGCGGTCGGCGCGAGCCGTCTCGGGGTGCGTCGGGTCGGTCATGCCGGTGTCAACTCCGATGCGTATGCATAGATTCCCGCCGGGTCGAGTCGACCCTGAACGACGGATGCGCCCCTCCCTGAGCGGGAAGAGCGCATCCGGTCGATCGGATGATCGCGGCGTCAGATCTGCTTCGACTCGTACTTCAGCGAGCCGTCGTCCTGCAGCACGATCTGGCCGAGCAGGCTGACCGAGCGCACGTCGCCCGTCGAGGTGCCCGAGGCGGAGCCGTTCGAGGCGTCGGCCTCGACGTGGTAGTGCCCGTCGAACAGGCTGACCACGCTGAATCCCTTGCCGTCCCACGCGCCGAAGTTCGGATCGGGACGGGTCGTGACCGACCAGCGGATGTTCGAGTAGGTGATGCCGGGCGTGCCGTTGATCTTGAAGCCGCAGCCGCCGGTCGGCGCCAGCACCTTCTGGTCGAAGCAGGTCTGCACGAAGGCGTCGATCGCCTTGTTGGCGGCTTCCTTGCCCGAGTCGCTCAGCTCGACGGCGAGCTTCGCCGATAGGTCGGAGCTGTCGACGGTGCTCTCGCTGAGCCCGGCGACCTCGACCGATCCGGTCTCCCAGCTGAACTGGTCGGAGCCTTTGCCCGAGTAGTCGAACTCGTAGGTGCCGGGCAGGGCGACGAACTCGAAGCTCGTCGTCGCCTTCGACGCGTCCTTGGCCTTGAGCGTCTTGCCGTTGACGCTGAAGGTCAGGGCAGCCGGGGCCGAGGAGGTGGCGCGGATGGTCGGCAGTGAGTCGCCGGTGACCGCGTACTTGTCCCAGAACAGATCCTTGCCGGTCGACTTGACCGAGAAGGTCTCGCTCGAGCTGGTGCCGTTCTTGTACTCGACGCGAGCGGTCACCGACGTGCCGCTGGTGCGGCTGATCGTGTAGTCGGTGACCTGGCCGCCGCCCTTCTTGTAGACGGCGTCATCGATCAGGGTCAGATCGCCGCTCGGCTTCGGCGACAGGGAGGCGACAGCCGACTTGGCCTGGCCGGCCTTGAGCTTGTCGAGGAAGGCGCTGACCGCGACGCTCGGCGCGTGGTTGGCGGCGCCGATGCTGAAGAAGACGATGCCGCCGACGATCAGCAGCACGAGTGCGCCGCCGCCCGCCACGAGGCCGATGATCAGCTTGCGGGCCGACTTCTTCGGGGCCGGCTGGCCGGGCTGGCCGCCGCCGGCGTAGGCCGTGTTCGGCTGCGCGGGGCCACCGGTGCCGCCGGTGCCGCCGGCGAACTGCTGGCCGGTCGAGCCGGGCGCCGTGGCGTAGGCCTGCTGCTGCTGGCCATACTGCGGGGTCGGCTGCTGCGCGGCGGGCTGGCCGTACGAGGCCGTCGGCTGGGCGCCGGTCGGCTGCGCGTAAGGCTGCTGCGATCCGGTCTGCTGGCCGTACTGCGCGGTCGCCGCGTTCGGGTCGTTC encodes:
- a CDS encoding GDSL-type esterase/lipase family protein; its protein translation is MTRLWAALLAPVIVPQGRRLSAATPRLAAPTTEPDAAALADPRLEVLVLGDSTAIGTGVDRVEDAPAAALARELGIGAVLALGRNGATAAEVRAEFLDRAAASTASIVVVVVGWNDAMKLRSTRAFARDLTTIVRTLQAHRLGRRVFVVAPPHFERFAVLPQPLRFALGAHAAGLRRAAGRVCRQWGARLAPGIDGASASTADRFHPDAAGYTRLAQSVAAVLRD
- a CDS encoding glycosyl hydrolase family 18 protein, translated to MPTRRRAAHPSSRSARGSAARRFAGIAAAATAVALVLSGCGIAAPRFEMLAFQPDYADVDLIDQSADGIQMLGVQGAHLTEGGAGVEKLSKAVLKQRDRAKKLGIPAQLLVINSRPGQGFSRSLAEQMLTSKKNRETVARELADEVDAGGWDGGIMLDIESIDGDLADDFVEFAADLREAVGPEVRLDAAIATASSKAGYRDRGFDVEQLAKSLDHLTLMAYDLHGPWAPNDPGPVGDLPWQRKTLDALLKLVDPQQVQLGVAGYGYRWGGPVGAKAVSVAQARRYVAEAGAVATFDEKLGEWTATLPDGTVMWWSDSRSIAQRVKLAQDRDLHGVAVWSLAVSDPIVPVADSSDSED
- a CDS encoding mechanosensitive ion channel family protein — protein: MTHPVLAVSASASAQSAAMPAAAPLIPVPSWPAFAIAVAVAIVVALIITVVVTLPVRLLAKRRQWEPTALRRIRRPFRVLLLVILLWSAVEVALPERTWLPRLEHGAKILVIAATAWLIAGAVSAALGGVLARYPTDVEDNRVARRIRTQVLLLRRISMVVLVVIAVGAILLTFPGVEALGGSLLASAGLVSVVAGLAAQSTLANLFAGVQLAFSDAIRVDDVVVVETQWGRIEEITLSYVVVHLWDDRRLVLPSTYFTTTPFENWTRHSSDLLGAVEFDLDWGVSPTAMRDELDFVLSRTELWDRRTKVLQVTDAVGGQVHVRILVSAKNAGDLFDLRCYVREQLVEWVRHSEPAGLPRQRVEMVDAAPARRREPPADTGGLFTGSADAERRGLSFTQAIPLPDPVHVQADAEARER
- a CDS encoding nuclease, whose protein sequence is MTPSSVTGVLPIQQMVANASPSAWRDGIVVESRAGSVVVAALDGGLTTLSTAVVPTIGEPIAFHPVAELVAVVGVRYPARAA
- a CDS encoding aldehyde dehydrogenase, with the translated sequence MSMMTDMMQSMSKSDMAMDMDMTAMQECMEACSAAAMAATMCSDADLGDGMARCSSMCANMADVATTMMRMMMRPMGMDMSAMKAMMGACMAMGEACAAECRSHSEMAEHCRICMMACEAMVASCSKMMASMA
- a CDS encoding VOC family protein encodes the protein MTDPTHPETARADRLAADTAMGAVTLDVADLDAMTAYYRDAVGLDVIHAIGDRVALGRGAKTLLRLHHSPDLKHAGPREAGLFHTAFLFDSKAALAAAVYGVAQRHPDTFRGSSDHLVSNAFYFDDPEGNGVELYWDRDRSEWSWAHGRVEMNTLFLDPNRFLQQNLTEEGLAGPGQGDAEIGHVHLSVGSIAPAREFYVDRLGFDTTAEIGDTALFVSAGGYHHHMAMNVWNSKGAGRRQPTLGLGQVDIVLPGADAVGELSERMRHYGIDARDDGRTVSFDDPWANTIRVLATSEAETQADAATSGTPTRP
- a CDS encoding phosphoribosylformylglycinamidine synthase subunit PurS translates to MPTIVVEVMPKAELLDPAGKAVATTLGKQGRSHFSGVRIGKRFELTVDEVTDAVLAEARELADELLSNGVIEDVVSVRVAE
- the purQ gene encoding phosphoribosylformylglycinamidine synthase subunit PurQ; translation: MRIGVVTFPGSLDDRDAQRAVRLAGAEPVALWHGSHDLDGVEAIVLPGGFSYGDYLRCGAIAAQSPIMTEVVAAANKGLPVLGICNGFQILVESHLLPGGLIRNDHGDFVCRDQRLRVENADTAWTNAFSAGDEITIPLKNGEGGFIADAETLNRLEGEGQVAFRYLEKNPNGSLNDIAGLTNARGNVVGLMPHPEHAVEAGFGPDTDAAMRSGIDGLKFFTSILESTLARA